The uncultured Sphaerochaeta sp. genome includes the window AGTCTAAACACCACATTATCAAGCCTCTGCTCAAGAAGCATGATCAAGTTTTCACCGGTCTTACCAGGAAGTCTTGCTGCCTCATTGAAGGTAAGCTTGAACTGCTTTTCAAGCATGCAATAGGTTCTTTTCAGTTTCTGCTTCTCGCGCAACTGCAGACCGTAGTCGGTCGGCTTCTTGGAGCGCGCTCGGGGATCCTTACCAGGAAGCCCAGTGGACTTGATGTCATTAAGCGGGCATTTGCCACTGTGGCATCGATCACCCTTGAGGAACAACTTGGTCCTCTCTGCTCTACAATATCTGCACTTAGGTCCAGTATATCTAGCCATGTATCTGCTCTCTCCTCATCAGACTCTTCTACTCTTGCGAGGTCTGCATCCATTGTGTGGGATGGGGGTGACATCACGAATGGAACGGACCTTAAGTCCGAGCACACCCAACGTCCTGATGGCGCTCTCACGTCCAACACCGGGTCCCTTCACAAATACGTTCACTTCCTGCAATCCACTATCCATAGCAGCCTTGGCAGCCTTTTCGGCAGTGGTCTGTGCTGCATAGGGGGTGGACTTCTTAGCGCCACGGAAACCAAGTCCACCGGCACTAGCCCAAGATACCGCATTCCCGTTTAGATCGGTAACGGTAACAATGGTATTGTTAAAGGTCGCCTGGATATAGACATTGCCTTCATATACCGTTTTCTTGACTTTACGTTTAATAGTAGCCATGTGCTATCTGCTCCTTATTTCTTCTTGGACGCAACGGTCTTCTTCTTACCCTTGCGAGTACGGGCATTGGTTTTTGTCCTCTGTCCGTTAACGGGAAGACCCTTACGATGACGAAGGCCACGATAGCAACCGATGTCCATAAGGCGCTTGATGTTCAGAGCGACCTCTGTCCTCAGACGTCCTTCTACTTTGTACTCTTCCTCGATTACCTTACGCAATACTGCCAGGTCATCACTGGAAAGGGTATTAATACTTGTATCGGGATCAATTTTTGTTTTTTCACAAATCTCAACCGCCGAAAACCTACCAATCCCATAAATATAGGTTAAGGCGATTTTTACTGCCTTGTTCGGCAAATCTACACCTGCAATTCTCGCCATTCATGGCCTCCTGAATTTCTCTAATAGAGTGGAAGGCTTGCGCCGAACCCTGTTTATCTCTGTCTCTGCTTGTGCTTGGGGTTCTCACAAATAATGCGGACCACCCCATTCCGTCTGACTACTTTGCACTTGTCACAAATCGGTTTGACACTTGCTCTTACTTTCATGTTCTAGCTCCTAGCCTAAATGTGTTTCGACTTCCTCTTCTTGCCGTCAACATTGAAACCATCGTAGTGGTGCATCTTCATAACACCTTCAATCTGTCGCATGGTATCCAAGTCAACACCGACAAGAATCAGTAGTGACGTTCCACCGAAAAGCATTGCAACAGATGCAGGGAAGTTGAAGAACATCTGCACCAGCGTAGGAATCAAGGCAATAAAAGCCAAGAACAGGGAGCCAGGGAGAACAATGCGGTTAAGCACCTTAGTAAGGTACTCTTCAAGTTTCTCGGAACGTACGCCGGGAACTGAACCACCATTCTCACGAATCTGTTTGGCCATCTCCACCGGGTTCATTGAAACCTGGGTATAGAAGAAGGCAAACCCTATGATCAACAGGGCGTAGATAATCAGATAGGGGGCACCCTGTGGATTCAACCAATTAGCGAAGGCAGCAAGCCACCTCACCTCTTGTCCCAAAGTAGTTGCGATCTGCAACGGGAAGGAAAGCAAAGCACTTGCAAAGATTACCGGGATAACACCTGATGGGTTGACCTTGATTGGGATGTACGTACTTTGTGCACCGTACATCTTACGGCCTACCACACGTTTGGCATAGTTCACGGGAATCTTTCTTACGCCCTGCTCTTCATACACGACGAGAGCAACAACAACCAAGAACATTACAAAGACCACCAAGACGACGATTGGGTTCAGAACACCCGCGGAGATGCTCTGGAACAGAACCGATACGGCCTCGGGAAATCTTGCTACAATACCGGCGAAGATCAACAGACTGATACCGTTACCGATACCCCACTGGGTAATCTTGTTACCGATCCAAATCAGGAGCATGGAACCGGTCGTTACGGTAAGCATAGCTACCAATGTGAACGGAACGGTGCTCATTGTCATCACGCCGGGAATGGAGTTGGCGTAGATGGTTACTACATACGACTGAATCAGACAAACTACAATCGTACCATATCTGGTGTACTGCTGAATCTTCTTATGCCCGGATGGGTCCTGGGCCAGCTTCTTCAGTGAAGGGATAACCAACATCAACAGCTGCACAATAATCTGTGTGCTGATGTACGGCATGACACCCAACATAAACAGAGAAAAGTTGGAGAACGCACCACCCGAAAAGAAGTTCAGATACTCGGTTAACCCGATATTAGAATCTGAACTCTGGGATAGAAAAAACAGTTTCAGAACTTCCGGATCAATCCCAGGAATAGGAATCACTGCCCCGATCCTGCTGACAATCAGCAGGCTTAGGGTAATGAAAATCTTTTTCCGGAGATCCTTGATTCTATACATCTCAACTAAGGAGTTTGCCATAAAGCCCTTCTTTGTTATTTAATCTCGCCACCCGCAGCTGTAATCTTCTCGATTGCAGTAGCGGAAACCTTCAAACCGTCAATGACTACCTTCTTGGTAAGTTCTCCATTACACAGAACTTTGGCCTGTGTATTGTGTCCCTTGACCAACCCAACATCCTTCAAGGCGTCGAGGGTAACTACATCTCCATCTTCGAAGTTAGCAGAAATTACATCAAGGGAGACAACGGCATACTCTTTCTTAAATACACTGTTGGAAAAACCTCTACGGGCAACACGGCGATACAAAGGCATCTGTCCGCCTTCGAAGCCGAGACGAACACCACCGCCGGAGCGAGAATTCTGTCCGTCATGACCCCTACCGCAGGAGCGACCCTTCGAGGACGCGCCACGCCCTACGATTGTCTTTTTCTTATTGGCACCTTTCGGTGCATGAATCTGTCCCATCTTACATCTCCTCGACTTTCACAAGGTGTGCTACTACACGGACCATCCCAAGCGTAGCGGGAGTAGCATCGTGTACAACCGAGCTGGAAATCTTGCCAAGTCCGAGAGCCTTCACCGTTCTGCGCTGCTTAGGCAGTGAACCGGAAAGTCCTCTGACAAGGGTAACCTTGATTTTCTTTGCGTCAGCCATCTCTTACCCCCACATCTCATTCAGGGACTTGCCCCGATTCTTTGCAACCACTTTGGCATCGAAAAGATTCTCGAAACCATCAAAGGCAGCTTTCACCGTATTGATTGCATTCTTGGAGCCAAGTGACTTGCCCTGGATATCAGAGATACCACAGACGTCACAAATAGCGCGGACTGCACCACCGGCAATAACACCCGTACCAGGTCTTGCAGGCTTCAAGAGCACGCTTGCACTCTTGTAGTTTCCCAAGATCTCGTGAGGAATAGTTGTCTTCTTCATCGGTACAACAATCATGCTTGACTTAGCACGATCGACAGCCTTTCTGATCGCCTCAGTGACGTCATTGGCCTTACCGAAACCATATCCAACCTTACCATTCTGGTCACCAACGACTACCAGTGCGGAGAAGGAGAACCTTCTACCACCCTTGACAACCTTGGCAACACGGTTCAGCTTGATCAGCTTCTCGACAAACCCGTCGTTCTTATCTCTATCTCTATCTCTCGATCTATCCACAGTATCCCCCTAGAACTTTACGCCAACTTTGCGTGCGCCATCTGCGATGCTCTTGACAACCCCGTGGAACAGATAGCCATTACGATCAAACACACAGGTGTCGATCTGCTTCTCGAGCATTCTCTTACCAATGGTTTCCCCGAGTTTAGCTGCGTCTGCTACCGTGTTCTTCAGGCCCTTGAGCTCTTTCTCCATGGTGCTTGCAGCAACGAGGGTGTTACCAGCTACATCGTCGATGACCTGTACATACATGTGGGAATTGCTGCGAAACACGCTCATTCTCGGCCTACTTGCGGTACCGGAGATGTGCTTTCGAATATGATACTTACGACGAGCAAGTTTCCTTCTTTTATCGATAACTCTATTCATCTTTTCTACCTACCCACTATTTCTTAGCAGAAGCTGTCTTACCAGCCTTGCGCCTGATTACCTCGTCCTCATACCGAATTCCCTTACCCTTGTATGGTTCAGGTTCTCGGAGGGAACGGATCTCTGCACAAGTCTGCCCAACGAGCTGCTTGTCGATACCGCTGATGGTAACCTTATTGGGGTTTTCCACGGTAGCAGTGATTCCCTGGGGAAGTACAACTTCAATCAATTCGGAGTACCCGAGGTTGAGGGTCAGGATATTGGCCTTCAGGTCAGCACGGAAACCGACACCGTTGATCATGAGAGTCTTGGAGAATCCCTTGGACACTCCAATAACCATGTTGTTAACCAACTGGCGGTAGAGACCCTGGAAGCTATTGCTTTCCTTTGACTCATCCTTGGGAACCACGTTAATTTCGGATTCCTTGATGTTGATCACAACCTCAGGACGGGTTGGGCAGCTGAGCTTTCCTTTCGGACCTTCGACATTAATCAAACCACCGTTGATGGCAACTTTGACCCCTTGCGGTACTGTGATTGGCAATTTTCCAACTCTGGACATTTCTTTACCACCTTACCAAATAGAGCAGATCAGCTCGCCACCGACCTTGTTCTCTGTAGCCTTCTTCCCGGTGATGACACCCGAAGAAGTAGACACTACAACGACGCCATGTCCGTTGTACACACGGGGCATCTCACGATAGCCGGTGTAAACACGACGGCCAGGGGTGCTGATGCGTTGAATCCCATGGAGCACTGGACTCTGATTATCATCATACTTCAGGAAAACTCGGATATAGGAAATCCCATCCTTGGTCACCTTCTTGAAGTTCTTGATATATCCTTCATTCTTTAGAATCTTCACTATCTGAAGCTTCATCTTAGAAGTAGAAACATCTACTTTCTCATGCTTGGCCATGTTAGCATTTCTAACCTTAGTCAGCATATCAGCTACTGGATCACTTACAGCCATTTTTCTCTCCTACCAACTGGATTTGGTAACACCAGGAATCTGGCCTTCACTAGCCAATTTACGGAAACAGATCCTGCACATGTCGAATTGGCGCATATAGCCACGGGGTCTGCCGCAAATTCTGCAGCGATTGACGTGTCTGGTGCTGAACTTAGGCTCTCTCTTGGCCTTTACGATCATTGATTTCTTTGCCATATGTCTCTTACCCCTTATTTACTGAAGGGCATGCCAAGCTTTGCAAGCAGGGCGTAGCCTTCTTCATCGGTCTTTGCGGTCGTTACAATGGCGACATTCAAACCGCTGACGCGTTCGATCTTATCGAAGTCAATCTCAGGGAAAATAATCTGCTCGGTAATACCGAGTGAGTAGTTCCCATGCCCATCAAAAGCATTGGGCTTGACACCTCTAAAGTCCTTAACGCGGGGAAGAGCGATGCTGATCAGCCTCTCCAGGAAGAACCACATGTTTTCACCACGTAGAGTCACCATAGCACCAATTTCATACCCTTCACGAACCTTGAAGTTTGCGATGGACTTTTTGGCCTTGGTTTTCAATACATGCTGACCGGTGATCTGCTCAAGCTCCTTGACAGCAGCATCGAGGAGCTTCTTATTGGTAATGGCTTCGCCGACACCGACACTGACAACAACCTTCTCGAGAGCGGGGATCTGCATTTTGGAGCTATAGCCAAAATCTTCAAACAGAGCAGGAGCTACTGTTTCCAGGTATTTTTTCTTAAGGTTTGGTATAAACTTTTCCATTAGATTACTTCCCCGGTTTTCTTGGCATAACGGACTTTCTTGCCGCTTTCATCAAACTTGTACCCAATCCTTGTAGTTTCACCTTTTCCGGTGACGTAAGCTACATTTGAAACATGGATTGGTGCCTCAATTTCCACGATGCCGCCCTTGTCCTGTTGGTTTTTCTTGCGCATGGACTTTTTCACCATGTTGGCACCCTGGACAACGACTCTCTCTTTCTCACGGTCTACCTTCACGATCTTGCCTGACTTACCTTTGTCCTTACCAGCAATGATCATTACGGTGTCGTTCTTCTTAAGCTTCATGTGTATACTCCTACAACACTTCCGGCGCGAGAGAAACAATCTTCATGTACCCATCACGCAGCTCTCTGGCTACGGGTCCGAAGATACGCTTACCGCGCGGGTTATTGTTGGCATCGATGATAACGCATGCGTTGTCATCGAACCTGATATAGGTACCGTCAGGTCTGCGGTATTCCTTCTTCGTTCGGACAATTACTGCCTTCATGACGTCACCTTTCTTGATGGCGCCGTTAGGCAATGCGGTCTTTACGGCCACGACAATAATGTCACCAACACCGGCAACATAGCGATGGCTTCCGCCAAGAACCTTGATACACTGCACTCGCTTTGCACCACTGTTATCCGCTACATTCAAATAGGTCTGCATCTGTACCATATCGTCTCTCTCCTATTAGCGAGCGCGCTCGACGATCTGCACGAGACGCCAGCACTTATCCTTGCTGATGTGGCGGCATTCCAAAACACGTACGGTGTCGCCGATATTTGCCTCGTTCCTCTCATCATGTGCCTTTACCTTTTTGGTAGTAGTCACATACTTTTTATACAGGGGATGCAGTCTTCTTGAGGAAACAGCAACGACAATCGTCTTATCCATCTTGTCACTGACCACCCGGCCGGTAAAACTTTTTTTATTAGCTTCCATCTGAATCGCTCTCCCTTACTTTGCCACGTTCCGAATTCCAAGTTCATACTCACGAATTCGGGTATTCACACGAGCGATGTTCCTCCTGACGGTACGAACAGCAAGTGGATTCTCCACATGTCCGAGCACTCTTCCCATACGAAGGTCGAAGTACTCCTTGTGAAGTTGCTCCTTCTTGGCTACCAGCTCGTCAAGGGTCAAATCTTTATATGAATTCTTCATACTCTTACTCCACTTCCCTTCTGGCGACAAACTTCGTCTTGATCGGAAGCTTGGAAGCTGCGAGCTCCAAAGCCTCACGAGCGAGCTCTTCAGGAACGCCACCCATTTCAAACATCACAGCGCCGGTCTTCACGACAGCGACCCAACCTTCGGGGTTACCCTTACCGTTTCCCTGTCTGGTTTCAGCGGGTTTCTTGGTATAGGGCATGTCAGGGAAAATCCTGATCCATACCTTACCACCACGCTTAATGTGACGGGTCATGGCGATACGGGCTGCCTCAATCTGGCGATTGGTGATCCACTTCGGCTCAAGTGCGAGCAAACCGAATTCACCGAAAGCAATGGTAGTCCCGCGATGTGCAACACCATCAGTGGTGCCACGCTGTTTCTTTCTGTGTTTAATTCTCTTTGGACTAAGCATGGCCTACTAACTCCTTGCCTCAGCACCTTCGCTCTTGGTCGGCTTTCTCACCAAACCACCGGCGTCGTTCTTGACTGCACGATCGTAGATCTCACCGTTGTACACCCACACCTTGACGCCAATGACACCAAAGGAGGTATTAGCTGTGGTGAATCCATAGTCGATGTCACTGCGCAGCGTGTGAAGGGGAATTCTTCCTTCCTTCATCCACTCCGAGCGTGCAATTTCTGCACCACCGATACGACCGGAGAGCCGGATCTTAACACCCTGAGCACCATTCTGCATTGCTTTGGAAACAGCCATCTTCATTGAGCGGCGGAATGAACCACGACTCACGAGCTGTCTAGCAACGTTTAAGGCAATCAGCTGGGCATCAGCCTCTGGCTTCTTGATTTCCTTGATCTTGATCTGCACCTTCTTGTCAGAGAGTTTCTGGAGACGTGCTCCAAGCTTCTCGACATTTGCACCCTTGCTACCAATGATGATACCAGGACGGCTGGTGGTGATCACAATCGTAATGCGCTGGGGTTTACGGATGATTTCAACATCCGAAATCTCAGCACCCTGGACTTCAGGGCATTCAACCAAAGCCTTTCTCAGCTTCAGATCTTCATGCAGAGTGTCCGCATACTCCCTGGGGTCCACATACCATTTGGACTTCCAGGTCTTGTTGACTCCAAGACGGAGCCCAATAGGATTAACTTTCTGGCCCATTTACTTCCTCACGCTTGCTTTTTCGTCAACGACGACGGTAATGTGTGACATCCTCTTAAGCAGAATATCCCGTCTTCCATGGGATCTCGGCCAGACTCTCTTGAGCCTTGGACCCTCGTTAACCTGCAACTCCTTGATCACAAGATTCTCTTCGTCGATCTTCTTGTTCTGATCAAGCGCATTTGCACAAGCGGATTGCAAAACTTTCAGAATCAAATTTGATCCCTTCTGAGGCATAGCCTCAAGAATTGCTACTGCTTCCACATACGACTTATTCCGAACAAGATTGGCGACCGGGCGAACCTTGGAAGGAGATACCATCAGAAATTTGGCAGTTGCTGAATAACCTTGTTTATCTTCCATCTTACTACCCATACCGCTTACCCAACCTTCTTGTCGGAAGCATGACCGCGGAAAATTCTGGTGGGAGAAAACTCACCGAGTTTATGTCCAACCAAGTTCTCCGTCACATATACTGGAATCCAGGTTTTTCCGTTATACACAGAAATCGTGAATCCCACCATTTCAGGGATGATCGTAGAACAGCGGGAATAAGTCTTGATCATCTGCTTCTGATTAGTCTTAAGAGACTCCTGAATCCTCTTATACAGTTTCTTTTCAATAAAAGGACCTTTTTTGATTGATCTAGCCACTTTCTACTCCTACTTCCGCTTCTTAACGATGAATGCACCGGAAGGTTTCTTCTTGGAACGGGTCTTTCCACCCTTTGCCGGCTTACCCCATGGGGAAACAGGGTTACGTCCTGCAGCAGTCTTACCTTCACCACCACCATGTGGGTGATCGATCGGGTTCATTGCTACACCACGTACCTTCGGCCGTCTTCCAAGGTGGCGACTTGCACCAGCCTTTCCGAGCGTGACGTTCATATGATCTTCGTTGCCAAGCTGCCCGAGGGTAGCGTAGCACTCACCAAACACCATGCGCATTTCGCC containing:
- the rpsD gene encoding 30S ribosomal protein S4, whose amino-acid sequence is MARYTGPKCRYCRAERTKLFLKGDRCHSGKCPLNDIKSTGLPGKDPRARSKKPTDYGLQLREKQKLKRTYCMLEKQFKLTFNEAARLPGKTGENLIMLLEQRLDNVVFRLHFASSRSQAAQLVNHGHVFVNGKRVSIPSYRLRPGDEVSVGKSGQKMLIIKENLKEYTKSGVCQWLNLDVDAMKGTFIAVPRRSEVTELEKINEQLVVELYSR
- the rpsK gene encoding 30S ribosomal protein S11, with protein sequence MATIKRKVKKTVYEGNVYIQATFNNTIVTVTDLNGNAVSWASAGGLGFRGAKKSTPYAAQTTAEKAAKAAMDSGLQEVNVFVKGPGVGRESAIRTLGVLGLKVRSIRDVTPIPHNGCRPRKSRRV
- the rpsM gene encoding 30S ribosomal protein S13; its protein translation is MARIAGVDLPNKAVKIALTYIYGIGRFSAVEICEKTKIDPDTSINTLSSDDLAVLRKVIEEEYKVEGRLRTEVALNIKRLMDIGCYRGLRHRKGLPVNGQRTKTNARTRKGKKKTVASKKK
- the rpmJ gene encoding 50S ribosomal protein L36 — encoded protein: MKVRASVKPICDKCKVVRRNGVVRIICENPKHKQRQR
- the secY gene encoding preprotein translocase subunit SecY, yielding MANSLVEMYRIKDLRKKIFITLSLLIVSRIGAVIPIPGIDPEVLKLFFLSQSSDSNIGLTEYLNFFSGGAFSNFSLFMLGVMPYISTQIIVQLLMLVIPSLKKLAQDPSGHKKIQQYTRYGTIVVCLIQSYVVTIYANSIPGVMTMSTVPFTLVAMLTVTTGSMLLIWIGNKITQWGIGNGISLLIFAGIVARFPEAVSVLFQSISAGVLNPIVVLVVFVMFLVVVALVVYEEQGVRKIPVNYAKRVVGRKMYGAQSTYIPIKVNPSGVIPVIFASALLSFPLQIATTLGQEVRWLAAFANWLNPQGAPYLIIYALLIIGFAFFYTQVSMNPVEMAKQIRENGGSVPGVRSEKLEEYLTKVLNRIVLPGSLFLAFIALIPTLVQMFFNFPASVAMLFGGTSLLILVGVDLDTMRQIEGVMKMHHYDGFNVDGKKRKSKHI
- the rplO gene encoding 50S ribosomal protein L15, coding for MGQIHAPKGANKKKTIVGRGASSKGRSCGRGHDGQNSRSGGGVRLGFEGGQMPLYRRVARRGFSNSVFKKEYAVVSLDVISANFEDGDVVTLDALKDVGLVKGHNTQAKVLCNGELTKKVVIDGLKVSATAIEKITAAGGEIK
- the rpmD gene encoding 50S ribosomal protein L30, which encodes MADAKKIKVTLVRGLSGSLPKQRRTVKALGLGKISSSVVHDATPATLGMVRVVAHLVKVEEM
- the rpsE gene encoding 30S ribosomal protein S5, coding for MDRSRDRDRDKNDGFVEKLIKLNRVAKVVKGGRRFSFSALVVVGDQNGKVGYGFGKANDVTEAIRKAVDRAKSSMIVVPMKKTTIPHEILGNYKSASVLLKPARPGTGVIAGGAVRAICDVCGISDIQGKSLGSKNAINTVKAAFDGFENLFDAKVVAKNRGKSLNEMWG
- the rplR gene encoding 50S ribosomal protein L18; amino-acid sequence: MNRVIDKRRKLARRKYHIRKHISGTASRPRMSVFRSNSHMYVQVIDDVAGNTLVAASTMEKELKGLKNTVADAAKLGETIGKRMLEKQIDTCVFDRNGYLFHGVVKSIADGARKVGVKF
- the rplF gene encoding 50S ribosomal protein L6, coding for MSRVGKLPITVPQGVKVAINGGLINVEGPKGKLSCPTRPEVVINIKESEINVVPKDESKESNSFQGLYRQLVNNMVIGVSKGFSKTLMINGVGFRADLKANILTLNLGYSELIEVVLPQGITATVENPNKVTISGIDKQLVGQTCAEIRSLREPEPYKGKGIRYEDEVIRRKAGKTASAKK
- the rpsH gene encoding 30S ribosomal protein S8; amino-acid sequence: MAVSDPVADMLTKVRNANMAKHEKVDVSTSKMKLQIVKILKNEGYIKNFKKVTKDGISYIRVFLKYDDNQSPVLHGIQRISTPGRRVYTGYREMPRVYNGHGVVVVSTSSGVITGKKATENKVGGELICSIW
- a CDS encoding type Z 30S ribosomal protein S14, with amino-acid sequence MAKKSMIVKAKREPKFSTRHVNRCRICGRPRGYMRQFDMCRICFRKLASEGQIPGVTKSSW
- the rplE gene encoding 50S ribosomal protein L5, which encodes MEKFIPNLKKKYLETVAPALFEDFGYSSKMQIPALEKVVVSVGVGEAITNKKLLDAAVKELEQITGQHVLKTKAKKSIANFKVREGYEIGAMVTLRGENMWFFLERLISIALPRVKDFRGVKPNAFDGHGNYSLGITEQIIFPEIDFDKIERVSGLNVAIVTTAKTDEEGYALLAKLGMPFSK
- the rplX gene encoding 50S ribosomal protein L24; this encodes MKLKKNDTVMIIAGKDKGKSGKIVKVDREKERVVVQGANMVKKSMRKKNQQDKGGIVEIEAPIHVSNVAYVTGKGETTRIGYKFDESGKKVRYAKKTGEVI
- the rplN gene encoding 50S ribosomal protein L14 translates to MVQMQTYLNVADNSGAKRVQCIKVLGGSHRYVAGVGDIIVVAVKTALPNGAIKKGDVMKAVIVRTKKEYRRPDGTYIRFDDNACVIIDANNNPRGKRIFGPVARELRDGYMKIVSLAPEVL
- the rpsQ gene encoding 30S ribosomal protein S17, with product MEANKKSFTGRVVSDKMDKTIVVAVSSRRLHPLYKKYVTTTKKVKAHDERNEANIGDTVRVLECRHISKDKCWRLVQIVERAR
- the rpmC gene encoding 50S ribosomal protein L29 gives rise to the protein MKNSYKDLTLDELVAKKEQLHKEYFDLRMGRVLGHVENPLAVRTVRRNIARVNTRIREYELGIRNVAK
- the rplP gene encoding 50S ribosomal protein L16, producing MLSPKRIKHRKKQRGTTDGVAHRGTTIAFGEFGLLALEPKWITNRQIEAARIAMTRHIKRGGKVWIRIFPDMPYTKKPAETRQGNGKGNPEGWVAVVKTGAVMFEMGGVPEELAREALELAASKLPIKTKFVARREVE
- the rpsC gene encoding 30S ribosomal protein S3, which produces MGQKVNPIGLRLGVNKTWKSKWYVDPREYADTLHEDLKLRKALVECPEVQGAEISDVEIIRKPQRITIVITTSRPGIIIGSKGANVEKLGARLQKLSDKKVQIKIKEIKKPEADAQLIALNVARQLVSRGSFRRSMKMAVSKAMQNGAQGVKIRLSGRIGGAEIARSEWMKEGRIPLHTLRSDIDYGFTTANTSFGVIGVKVWVYNGEIYDRAVKNDAGGLVRKPTKSEGAEARS
- the rplV gene encoding 50S ribosomal protein L22 yields the protein MEDKQGYSATAKFLMVSPSKVRPVANLVRNKSYVEAVAILEAMPQKGSNLILKVLQSACANALDQNKKIDEENLVIKELQVNEGPRLKRVWPRSHGRRDILLKRMSHITVVVDEKASVRK
- the rpsS gene encoding 30S ribosomal protein S19, producing MARSIKKGPFIEKKLYKRIQESLKTNQKQMIKTYSRCSTIIPEMVGFTISVYNGKTWIPVYVTENLVGHKLGEFSPTRIFRGHASDKKVG